CGACACTCCCTCGAAGTCGGAAGCCACCAGGAACAGAGTCAAGCCATCGCGGTCATTCACTTCGCCCGCTGTCCGAGCGACAACGATCAACTGGTCGGCTACGTGCCCGTCGAGCACGAAAATCTTGTCGCCGCTGATGGAGTAGCCCGAACCCGAAGCGCTCGCAGTACACTCGGTGAAGTAGGGATCGAAACGGCCGCTCTCCTGGAACGCCAGGGCGAGAAGCGTTTCGCCGCGACACACTCCGGGCAACACCTTCGCACGCTGTTCTTCGCTACCCCCCTCCATCAGCGCGCCACCGCCGAGCACGACAGTGGACAACAACGGATAGGGAGACAATCTGCGTCCCGATTCTTCGAGCAGGATTCCGAGTTCCGCGTAACCCATTTCTGCGCCGCCGTACTCTTCGGAAAAGATGATTCCCGGCCATCCGAGTTCCGCCATCTCTCGCCACAATGCGCGGGAGAACCCGACGGCGTCTTCCGTGTCGCGCATTTCGCGCAGGTGAGTCACGGGAGACTTGTCGTTCAAGAATTCTGACGCGCTCTGCTTGAGGAGCTCTTGTTCCTCGGTCAAAACTAAGGCCATCGTTGTTTCTTCCTTTACTCTTCTTCTGCCGCTTCGACGCTAATCCGGTAGTCCGAGGACACGTTTCGCGATGACGTTGAGCTGAATTTCCGAGGTTCCACCTTCGATCGAGTTCCCCTTGGAGCGCAGCCAACCTCGAGTTTCACCGATCTCTTGTGACGTGAACCCGTCGCCGCTCCAACCGAGCCCGTGGGCGCCCATCACCGACATCTGAATTTCGAGCCGGCGCTTGTTCATTTCGCTCGCGTATAGCTTGAACATGGATGACGCAGCACCGGGACTCCGCCCCGCCTTGCTCTCCTCGCCGCTTCGCTGCAAGCTCAAACCGAAACACAGGGTGTCGAGTTCGAACTGCGCGATCTTGTCGCGCAAGATGGGGTCGGCGAGCCGCTTGCCTTCACTTCCGAGATAGGACCGAGCACCTTCGGCGAGCAAACTCGTCACGGCAGCAGGTTTGGGCTTTTTCGTGGCCTTCTTCTTCTTGACGACGGGAGCCGCAGCCCCGGCGCCAGCCATCCCGCCCGAGAGCATCTTGCGTTCGTGTTCGAGCAGGCGCTTTGCGATGGTCCAGCCGCCGTTCAACGGACCGACGAGATTCTTGGCCTCGGCGCGCACATCTTTGAAAAAGACTTGGCAGAATTCAGACTTTCCGCTGATCAGTTCGATGGTAGAAATCGTGACCCCCGGACTCTTCAGATCAAACAAGATGAAACTGATGCCGTCGTGTTTTTTCGCATCGGGGTCGGTGCGCACCAGGCAAAAGATCCAGTTGGCCATATTGGCCTGCGTGGTCCAGATCTTGGAGCCGTTGATGATGTAGTGGTCGCCGTCGAGAACTGCGCGAGTCTGCAGCCCGGCGAGGTCCGAGCCCGCCCCGGGTTCACTGTATCCCTGGCACCAGTGGATCTCACCGCTGGTGATTTTGGGGAGATGATCGAGCTTCTGTTCCTCGTTGCCGTATTCGAACAGAATGGGGGCCAACATCACAGTGCCGAAGAAACTCACCGTGGGCGAAAACGCACCGAGGCGACCCAGTTCTTCACCCAGCACTCTGAACTCGTCTTTGTCGAGTCCTCCGCCTCCGTATTCCTTCGGCCAGGTGGGCGTCGTCAAGCCACGGCTCGCCATGGCATCGAGCCATTGCTTGCGCTCTTCGGCCGTAGGGGTTGCGAGCTTCGCGCCTTCGGCGAGGACGCGCATGGAGGCTGGACAGTTGTCGTCCAGCCATTGGCGCAACTCCAGTCGGAAGGATTCGAGTGCTTCAGTCGTCATGCGGTTCTCCCTGCTAGAGCTTGCGCGGGCGCTTGCCCCGAAGCCCCCGTCTATCACAGTCGATCGCAGCCGATGAACGTAGCTCGATCTGGGCGGGATTCGAAGCGATGCGGCGAGGAATGTTCAGGGTTTTTGTCGCCGGCTCAGTTGCGCAGGACTTGATCGAGAATTTCTTCCGGGTCCGCGAGACCTGTTTCGTCCTGCACATCTCGGCAACGGTCGAGAATCTCGGCAAACTCGGGAGAGGGAGTGTGGCCTCGGGCAATCAGGTGGCGACCGAGTACGACGTCCTTTGGCCCGCGGGTGTCCACGGCCAGGGAATCGGCTTGTTCGATGAAAGCGTCGCCCGCCGTGAAGCGACCCGCCACGGCATCCTCCGTTGTGCGACCCATGTGATCGGCCCGCGCCACCCGTTCGAGCAGTCGCATCGATACCCCGGCAGCCGCGAGCTTCCGCGCCAACTTTCGATAGGCCTTGGGCGTGGCGCGCTGTTCGATCAAGAGTGCTGGCGCCAGATGTTGCTCTACCAGGGCAACGACCATCTCTGTGAGCTTTGCCGACGCGCGCAGTCCCTCGAGAAAGGCTCGCGTGGGCTCTGCACCCAATCGGTCGTGACCGCGAGAACGGAGGCGCCCATCAATTTCAACGGTCGTGGCCGGCTTTCCAAAGTCGTGACACAAGACGGCGAACATCAACGCTTCGTCCTCACTCGATTCCCCCTCGCGCAATTGCGCAGCACGGTCCAGCGCCATCAAGGTGTGGATCCAGACATCTCCTTCGGGATGCCAGACAGCATCCTGGGGAACATCGATCAAGGCCTCGAGTTCGGGGAAGTGATGGAGCAATCGACTCTCCCGCAAAAACGCGAGGCCCCGAGAGGGTTCGCGCCCCTTCAACAGCAGTTTTCTAAACTCTTCGTAGAGTCGTTCGCCCGGCAACTCCGACAGATCGAGTGCCGCACAGATTTCGACGAGATCCGGATCGATCGTCATGCGGAACCGCGCAGCCATCTGCGCGACTCGCAGCGCGCGCAGCGGATCCTCACCAAAACACGTGGGGTCAGTGGCGCGCAGCACACGGGCTTTTAGATCTGCGCGGCCTCCGTGGGGATCGAGCAGTTCGCGACTCGTGAGATCGATTCCCATGCTGTTGATCGTGAGGTCTCGTCGCCGGGACGCTTCGTCGAAGGAGAGCTGTGGGTCGACTTCGATTTTGAAGCCGCGATGGCCCGGGGCCACTTTGCTGTCTTTGCGAGGCAGCGAAAAATCGATCGCGAGACCGCTCACGATCAGCACGCCGAACGACTGTCCAATCGACAGGACCTCGCCAAAACCCGCGAGTATCTGCTTCAAGGGCGCTAGTTCGATGTCAAAGACTTCGACGTCGAGATCTTTGATCGGCAGCCCGAGCAACCCGTCGCGAACAGCACCCCCGACCAGCACTGCCCGCCCACCGGCTTCCCGGAGCACCGCTGCGATGTCCAGCAGACGGCGACCACTGTGGGTCGCGGCGAGGGTCGAAAGCACTATTGTCGCATCATTGTCCATTATCGACACGAAATCATAGCAAGCGAGCACGAACTGCCGCCCACACCCGAGTCTGAGCTTGACAAGAGGAATCCCGCGCCCAAACATGCGAGGCGGATGAGCCCCGCCAGTGCCCAAACAAGCCGGAGGATTCGAATGCGCAGTCTCAGGGTCAATCGTTTTTCAAGGACATCGGGGATCGTGGCGGTGTTGCTGCTCGCAATGTCACTTAGCGGCTGTGGAATCCAATCGATCCCCAAGGCGCTGAACGCCCTCGATGCCACCGTGGCGGAGGTCACCAACCAATACAAGCGCCGAGCGGACCTGATCCCAAACCTCGTGAGCACGGTCAAGGGCTACGCGTCCCACGAACAAGAGACACTCACGGCCGTGGTCGAAGCCCGGGCCAAGGCGACGAGCGTGACGATCGACCCTTCGAATGCCAGTCCGGAACAGATCCAGAAATTTCAGGCTGCCCAAGGGGGGCTCTCCCAGGCGCTCGGTCGACTCATGGTCGTCGCAGAGCGTTATCCGGATCTCAAGGCGGACCGCAATTTCCGCGAACTCCAGGCCCAACTCGAAGGAACGGAAAATCGCATCACCATCGCGCGTCAGCGGCACATCGAAGCGATTCGGCGATTCAATGATCTCGTGACTGTCCCTCCCAGCAGCTTGACCAACAGTTTTTTCTACCATCACGAGAAGCGACCCCAATGGTCTCTCGATGCCGACGAGCAGAAGGCGGTGGAGCAAGTACCCGAGGTCGCCTTCTAGCATGCGGTCTGCAAGAGAAGGAGTCCGCTGCTGGTTCGTAATCGCCCTGGTTACGGTCATCGTCGCATTCGCAGTCGGACTCTCTCCGACCCGTGCCACCGCCGACGAGTTCAAGATCCCCGCCCTCACCTCTCCCGTCATGGACACGGCGGGGATGCTTTCGCGCTCGACCAAGATGCAACTCGAAAGCGCACTGCAGGCACTGCAGCGTCAGGGCGGGACACAACTCGCCATACTGACGGTCCCGACACTCGAGGGACTCACCATCGAACAAGCTTCTATTCAGGTAACGGATCAATGGCAGCTCGGAAGTGAGACCGGGGACAACGGGGTCCTGCTGATAATTGCCCGAGACGAACGCAAGGTGCGAATCGAGGTGGGACAGGGACTCGAAGGCGCGCTGCCCGACGCATACGCCAAACGCATCATCGACGAAGCCATTACACCGCTGTTGCGAACTGGAGACATCGATTCCGGCGTGATGGTGGGCGTCATCCAGATCGCGAAGCGAACCAATCCCGACATCGACCTGGTCACCCATCTCCAGGGCGTCCAACGGCATTCGAATACCCGCGGACGCCGAACCCGGAACAGTCCACTCGCCAACCTGATGGTCTTGTTGCTCGGCATACCCATCGCACTGCTTCGGATGGGAATGTTCGGAGGCATGGGCTACGGCTACCGCAGAACTGGCTACTGGGGCGGTGGGGGCTTCGGTGGTGGAGGCGGTTTTGGCGGTGGATTTTCTGGCGGTGGCGGCGGCTTCAGTGGCGGTGGCGCCTCAGGGGGATGGTGATGGAAAAACTTCCCGATTGGGCAACCAGGACTTTGGGCAAAAATGGACACGACCGCATCGAAGAGGCGATCGCCAGGGCCGAGTCGCAGACCTCCGGAGAAATCGTTCCGCTGTTGGTCCGCAGATCTTCGACGGTCGGGCACGTTCCCATGCTCGCGATGTCCCTGCTGATGCTTTCGGCCTTCATGCTCGACCTGCCGGCATGGCTCAGCGAATGGCGAGGCAGCGAACCGATCTGGATTGTCGTGCTCTTGTTGGCCGCTGCAGCGTTGGGTTATGGACTGTCGCGCTTGGACGCGGTCGACCGCCTGCTCACTCCGCGCCCGGATCAGATGCGCCAGGTAGACCTGCGGGCACAGATCGAGTTCTACGAACTGGGGATGAGCCAAACCGACGCTCGCACGGGAGTCCTGCTGATGGTCTCGCTGATGGAACATCGCGCCGTGGTTCTGGCCGACCACGGCATCTCCGAAAAACTCGACGCGACCATCTGGCAAGAGGTCGTGGATCTCATGATCGACGGAGTCAAGGGTGGCGATCTCGCCGGCGGCATGTGTGCGGCGATCGAGCGGTGTGGCGCGTTGCTCGCGCCCCACTTTCCAATCGCCGCCGACGACGCAAACGAACTGCGCGACCATCTCGTGGTTAAGGAATAGCCAAGGAATAATCTTCAGCCGCCCTTCCCTTGTTGCCGCTATTCTTGCTGCGATGTCGGCCCAAACGCTTCAAGCGATCTCAGGCGGCGATTCGGATTCACGACTCGCGAAGCTGTATTGGGCGACTGTCGCCGGCCTGGTCCTGCTGCTTTGGTCCGCCCCCGCCATTCCAACCCAGGACGGGCCGAGCCATCTCTACAATCTCGCACTGATTGGCGATCTGCTGGGTGACGCGCCGTTGCGCGCAACGTTTCACCGTCTCGATTTCGATACCGTCACCAACTTCGGCTTCATCGCTCTCGGACTTCCTCTGGCGAAGGTCGTGCCCCTGTGGGCCGTAGAGCGCATCGTGCTCACGCTCCACATCCTGTTGCTGTCGCTGTTCGCGACCCTATGGCTCGCACAATGCGACCGCCGGGTCTATCCCGCGGCTTGGGTGGCCCTCGCATATTCCCTGCCCTGGTCCCTGTTCATGGGGTTCTATGGCTATCAACTCGCTGCGGACGTGACGCTACTCGCAATCTGTCTGGCCTGGAAGCTGCGCGATGGAGCCATTCACCGGGTCGCGCTGTCGAACCTGGGCGCCGGAGCCCTGGTACTTTTCTTCCATGCAGTTCCGGCGGCACTATTTGCGGGGCTGCTCGCGATCATTCAACTGACAAGTCGGGATGCACCCATCGGCAAACGATTGCTGCGCGCGGCGATCTCGGCCTTGCCACTGCTCGCGCTCGTGTGGATGGTGATCGCGAGTGGCGGCGAAAGCGCCAACCCGGAGTGGCGTGCTCCAGAGTACATCCTGTTGTTTCTCATCACGTTCGGCACGCTCACGTTTTCAACTCAGCTGTCGACCTGTCTGCTGGTCACACTCGGCTGGGTCTTGCTCTGTCTACCCGGCAGCGAGCCGCGACGTCGCGATCACGCGATGCGGTTTGCCATGACCTCCGGAGCGTTCCTGGCTGCGCTTCACCTCCTTGTGCCCGACGTCATGGGCGGCGGAGGCTATCTCACGGGACGCTTCGCCTGGTGGATCCCCTTGCTCATGCTTCCGGTTCTCGGTACCGGGCCGGCGTTGGGCGGACGTATTGCCCGGGACTGGATCCCGGCGGCGCTGGCGGTAATCTCGATCGGGTCGACCGCCTTCAGCGCCGCACCGAGCGCACGAGTGGTTGCGGAGGTTGAACAAGCCGCAGCAGTGCACCAGGTGTCTGGCACCTTGGCGGGCGCCATTTTCGACCGCACACCCAAGAGCAGTGCGATGATTCAGCCCCTGCGCCATGTCGCAAGCCTGTTCGTTCAGAAGCGCGGAACACTCATCACCAACTATCAACCACGCGTAGCCTTTTTTCCGATTCGATTCAGCGAGCAGGCTGAAGCACAGTTCCCCGAGGTCGATATCAATTCGGCCTGGTTGACCGATTGGGGGCGGCTGCCGATCTCCGACCTGGTCGCGATCGACGCGCAACCCGCCGATCGCACAATTCTCGAGACTCGCTTCAAATCGATCTGGATCGATCAATCGAAACGCGTAGAGTTGTGGCACAGGCGCCAGGAGATAGAGTTGAAGTGATGCTCGACCCAATCATCCCAAGTGCCCGTCGAACCTGGTTCAATCCGGTTCTGCCGGCGGTCCTGAGTGTCGTGTTCGCAATCGCGTGCGATCGCGCGATCGAGCCCACCCGGCCCTCCCCTCCCACCCACGTGCTGCTGGTGGTGATCGACTCTCTGCGCGCCGACCACCTGAAGAGTTACGGCTATGCCCGCGATACCAGTCCCTCTCTCGACCGCCTCGCCCGGGAAGGCGCGCGCTTCGAAACTGCCTTGGCCCCTACTTCGTGGGCGCTGCCATCATTGGTCACGCTGTTGACCGCCTTGCCTCCCGAACAGCACGGGGTCATCCGAGCCGACTTGGCATTGAGTGACGACGCCCTGACGCTGACAGAGGTGCTGAAGAAAAATGGCTTCGCAACCGCGGCCATCGTCGCGGGCGCCAACTCCGACCCTGACCGCGGACTCTCCCAGGGTTTTGATCGCTACACCTACGTCGCGGGGGGTGAGGTGGGAAGCGAGGTCGTTGCCTGGATGACCGAGTGGGATCGAGGGGGGCGGGTCGATCCCTTTTTCTTGTTCGTCAAAATTCCGCTCATCGCCAACGACGAAGTTCTCCCCGCGTCATTCGCAGCAATGTTTCGTCCCAATCATCTCGAAGTAGCCGATGTCGAGCGCGCCTTGGATCTCTACGACCGCGAGATCCGGTTCGCGGATTCCCAACTCGACCTCATGCTGCAGAAACTGGAAGGACTCGAACTCGCTCACGAGACCGTGGTCATCGTGACTTCCAGCCACGGCGAAGAGTTTCTCGAACGGGGCAACACCGGCCACGGCAACACGCTTCACGGCGAAAGCGTCCGAGTTCCTTTGATCGTGCGATTTCCCCGCCTGGTCGACGCCGGCAAGATCATTGTGCAACCTGCGCGCCTGATGGACATCGGATCCACCATCATGATGCTCGCGCGAATCCGAGAGCCCGACGAGTTTGGCTTTCATCACGACACCATCGGAATCGCAACCCGAGACCTGACCGAGTTCCTGGTCGGTGAATGGAACGGCAAAGATGTGCTGGTCTGCGGTGACCTCGCCGGCAAGAGTCAATCGATCAGACTGGGCAGCTACAAGTTGATCCATCGCGGCGAGGACGAGATTCAGCTCTTCAATTTAGAGCTCGATCCGGACGAGAAACACGATCTCTCCAAAACGGAGAGTCAACGGGCCAGGGTCTACCTGAACAAGCTAGAACGCTGGCGTGAGATTTGCGCAGAGCGACCGCAGTACGCCAGGGCGCATCGAGCCACAGGGGACTGAGCGCGGCGGCCGGTCTTGCCGAGCCTGCCCAAATCGCTCCCCAGCAACTGCCCCTCACGATCGGACGGCATCTCTCGCGAAGTATGGTGCGAGGTCGTCCAGAGTCGGCATGCTCGTCGCTGCGCCGGCGCGCAGCGTCGAAACGGATCCCGCCGCAACCGCTCGCTCGAGCGCGAGCTTCATCGGCTCCCCCAACGAAAGGCCAAATGCGAGTGCGCCATTGAAGGCATCCCCCGCCCCCGTGGTGTCGATCGATGCGACCCGGGGCGCTTCGAGATGGACGATGTCACTTGCGCTGATCCAGACACAACCCATCTGGGCCAGGGTGATGACAATGTCGCCGCCCACCCGCGACCGGAGCAGTTCTCCCGCGCAGATGGCGCTGGCGACATCGCAAACTTCCATCTCCGTGAGCTGCGACGCCTCGTTTTCGTTCGGCGTCAAAACGTCTACCTCGGCGAGAAGTTCGTCGGAGAGCGGGCGATAGGGTGCCGGATCGAGAATTCGAGTGAGTCCGTGCTCCCGGGCCAGATGGAGCGCGGCCAACACCGTCTCTGGGGGCGCTTCGAGTTGCACGAGCAGAACCGATGCTGTGCGAAATGCTGGGGCGGCGGCGGTGATCTGTGCGGGGGACAGCAAACCGTTCGCTCCACCCGCCACCGTGATCGCATTCTGGCCACCGGCTTCCTCGATCACAATGACTGCTGTCCCGGTCGCGCGTTCGCGGCAGGGCTCTACGTGAGTGGTGTCCACGCCGGCTTCGCTGAGCGCCGTGCGCGGCACGTCCGCGAGGCGATCTTCACCGACCCGGCCAACCATCACGACCCCGGCGCCAAGTCGCGCAGCGGCGATCGCCTGGTTGAGACCCTTGCCCCCGGGTCCGAGCAGTACTTCGCTGGCGCGAACGGTTTCGCCTGGGCTGGGAATCTTTGCGGCTCGCAGGGCGATGTCGACGTTGATGCTGCCTACGACCACAATCTCGTTCACCGCAGAGGCCTCGACGCACGGTTGTGATCGCTGGATCTACGCGGGTTCGCCGCCCAGTATGTCCAAGATCGCCTTGGTCTTTTCCGCCATCAGATCGCGATTGGCTTTGGACTC
This portion of the Myxococcales bacterium genome encodes:
- a CDS encoding acyl-CoA dehydrogenase family protein yields the protein MTTEALESFRLELRQWLDDNCPASMRVLAEGAKLATPTAEERKQWLDAMASRGLTTPTWPKEYGGGGLDKDEFRVLGEELGRLGAFSPTVSFFGTVMLAPILFEYGNEEQKLDHLPKITSGEIHWCQGYSEPGAGSDLAGLQTRAVLDGDHYIINGSKIWTTQANMANWIFCLVRTDPDAKKHDGISFILFDLKSPGVTISTIELISGKSEFCQVFFKDVRAEAKNLVGPLNGGWTIAKRLLEHERKMLSGGMAGAGAAAPVVKKKKATKKPKPAAVTSLLAEGARSYLGSEGKRLADPILRDKIAQFELDTLCFGLSLQRSGEESKAGRSPGAASSMFKLYASEMNKRRLEIQMSVMGAHGLGWSGDGFTSQEIGETRGWLRSKGNSIEGGTSEIQLNVIAKRVLGLPD
- a CDS encoding LemA family protein, coding for MRSLRVNRFSRTSGIVAVLLLAMSLSGCGIQSIPKALNALDATVAEVTNQYKRRADLIPNLVSTVKGYASHEQETLTAVVEARAKATSVTIDPSNASPEQIQKFQAAQGGLSQALGRLMVVAERYPDLKADRNFRELQAQLEGTENRITIARQRHIEAIRRFNDLVTVPPSSLTNSFFYHHEKRPQWSLDADEQKAVEQVPEVAF
- a CDS encoding ribokinase yields the protein MNEIVVVGSINVDIALRAAKIPSPGETVRASEVLLGPGGKGLNQAIAAARLGAGVVMVGRVGEDRLADVPRTALSEAGVDTTHVEPCRERATGTAVIVIEEAGGQNAITVAGGANGLLSPAQITAAAPAFRTASVLLVQLEAPPETVLAALHLAREHGLTRILDPAPYRPLSDELLAEVDVLTPNENEASQLTEMEVCDVASAICAGELLRSRVGGDIVITLAQMGCVWISASDIVHLEAPRVASIDTTGAGDAFNGALAFGLSLGEPMKLALERAVAAGSVSTLRAGAATSMPTLDDLAPYFARDAVRS
- a CDS encoding acyl-CoA dehydrogenase family protein; translation: MALVLTEEQELLKQSASEFLNDKSPVTHLREMRDTEDAVGFSRALWREMAELGWPGIIFSEEYGGAEMGYAELGILLEESGRRLSPYPLLSTVVLGGGALMEGGSEEQRAKVLPGVCRGETLLALAFQESGRFDPYFTECTASASGSGYSISGDKIFVLDGHVADQLIVVARTAGEVNDRDGLTLFLVASDFEGVSISRTVMVDSRNAANISFRNLQVEAAQVLGKVDAGADILDVVFDRAAAVLCAEMLGISCEVFERTIEHLKTRQQFGVPIGSFQGLKHRAAEMFCEIELSKSVVLDALRAIDEGRPDVSRVVSAAKARVSDTVGLVTREGIQMHGGIGMTDEEEVGLFLKRAKAAELMFGDASFHRNRFASLLGF
- a CDS encoding TPM domain-containing protein, with the translated sequence MEKLPDWATRTLGKNGHDRIEEAIARAESQTSGEIVPLLVRRSSTVGHVPMLAMSLLMLSAFMLDLPAWLSEWRGSEPIWIVVLLLAAAALGYGLSRLDAVDRLLTPRPDQMRQVDLRAQIEFYELGMSQTDARTGVLLMVSLMEHRAVVLADHGISEKLDATIWQEVVDLMIDGVKGGDLAGGMCAAIERCGALLAPHFPIAADDANELRDHLVVKE
- a CDS encoding HD domain-containing protein produces the protein MSIMDNDATIVLSTLAATHSGRRLLDIAAVLREAGGRAVLVGGAVRDGLLGLPIKDLDVEVFDIELAPLKQILAGFGEVLSIGQSFGVLIVSGLAIDFSLPRKDSKVAPGHRGFKIEVDPQLSFDEASRRRDLTINSMGIDLTSRELLDPHGGRADLKARVLRATDPTCFGEDPLRALRVAQMAARFRMTIDPDLVEICAALDLSELPGERLYEEFRKLLLKGREPSRGLAFLRESRLLHHFPELEALIDVPQDAVWHPEGDVWIHTLMALDRAAQLREGESSEDEALMFAVLCHDFGKPATTVEIDGRLRSRGHDRLGAEPTRAFLEGLRASAKLTEMVVALVEQHLAPALLIEQRATPKAYRKLARKLAAAGVSMRLLERVARADHMGRTTEDAVAGRFTAGDAFIEQADSLAVDTRGPKDVVLGRHLIARGHTPSPEFAEILDRCRDVQDETGLADPEEILDQVLRN
- a CDS encoding TPM domain-containing protein; amino-acid sequence: MRSAREGVRCWFVIALVTVIVAFAVGLSPTRATADEFKIPALTSPVMDTAGMLSRSTKMQLESALQALQRQGGTQLAILTVPTLEGLTIEQASIQVTDQWQLGSETGDNGVLLIIARDERKVRIEVGQGLEGALPDAYAKRIIDEAITPLLRTGDIDSGVMVGVIQIAKRTNPDIDLVTHLQGVQRHSNTRGRRTRNSPLANLMVLLLGIPIALLRMGMFGGMGYGYRRTGYWGGGGFGGGGGFGGGFSGGGGGFSGGGASGGW
- a CDS encoding sulfatase; translation: MMLDPIIPSARRTWFNPVLPAVLSVVFAIACDRAIEPTRPSPPTHVLLVVIDSLRADHLKSYGYARDTSPSLDRLAREGARFETALAPTSWALPSLVTLLTALPPEQHGVIRADLALSDDALTLTEVLKKNGFATAAIVAGANSDPDRGLSQGFDRYTYVAGGEVGSEVVAWMTEWDRGGRVDPFFLFVKIPLIANDEVLPASFAAMFRPNHLEVADVERALDLYDREIRFADSQLDLMLQKLEGLELAHETVVIVTSSHGEEFLERGNTGHGNTLHGESVRVPLIVRFPRLVDAGKIIVQPARLMDIGSTIMMLARIREPDEFGFHHDTIGIATRDLTEFLVGEWNGKDVLVCGDLAGKSQSIRLGSYKLIHRGEDEIQLFNLELDPDEKHDLSKTESQRARVYLNKLERWREICAERPQYARAHRATGD